The genomic window CTTCATCCGAAACCTGTCAGCGCCCACCAGCAAATTCTGAGGTGGCTGGTACTACCTCAAGGGTTTCTCCTTGGTTAAGTCCTCTGGCATATTTATTAGGGCGTCACTGCCTATTACCATTATTCTTTGGGCAAATTAGAATAACCGGACAAAAAAATATCCCCACAACTGGGCCTGTGATCCTCGCGCCTACCCATCGGGCGCGTTGGGATGCATTACTTGTACCCTACGCTACGGCTGATTGTTTGAAAGAACAAGACTTGCGATTCATGGTGACTATTGACGAATGCCAAGGTTTGCAAGGCTGGTTTGTCCGACGTTTGGGGGGGTTTCCTGTAAATTCTAAGCATCCGTCAATCCGCACGCTGCGACATGGAGTTGAGCTACTTCAACAGAAAAAAACCCTGGTCATCTTTCCAGAAGGTAATATTTTTCGTGATGGCCAAGTTCACCAGTTGAAGCCGGGAATTGCTCGTCTTGCTTTAAGTGCTGAATCTAGTGATTCCGGGCTGGGAGTGAAAATCATACCTATAGGTATTAATTACAGCCAACCTTATCCAAATTGGGGTACAGATGTGAGTATTCACATTGGCTCCCC from Nostoc sp. UHCC 0926 includes these protein-coding regions:
- a CDS encoding lysophospholipid acyltransferase family protein, producing MEFYSSSETCQRPPANSEVAGTTSRVSPWLSPLAYLLGRHCLLPLFFGQIRITGQKNIPTTGPVILAPTHRARWDALLVPYATADCLKEQDLRFMVTIDECQGLQGWFVRRLGGFPVNSKHPSIRTLRHGVELLQQKKTLVIFPEGNIFRDGQVHQLKPGIARLALSAESSDSGLGVKIIPIGINYSQPYPNWGTDVSIHIGSPIRVADYMHGCIKQDAKNMTADLAKALQQLSHQETKITNHAFAEITNS